Within Telopea speciosissima isolate NSW1024214 ecotype Mountain lineage chromosome 8, Tspe_v1, whole genome shotgun sequence, the genomic segment CTGTTTCGACTCGGAATCAACCGAGGCCAATACCAATTAACCCGAATTCTTCGTTCAACGAGTCCGATCAAGTTAAGCCGAGTTCGATTGATTCTGATCAATTTCCGATCGAGTCTGGCCGACTCGAATCGATCCGACTGCACAATAGTCTATCAACAAACTCTTTAATGTTCCTATCTGAGCTTCCATCTTCATCTACTGCCTCCTTAGCCAGTTCCTTCCACTTCATAGCATTCCTCCTAATCTCTATCCCTCTTTCCCCCTCCATTACTTCCCTTGTgcatctctctatctcttcccTTCTAGCAATACCCTTCTCATCCACCCCAGCCCTCACTCCCACTTCCCAAACATCAGCAGTTAGCTTGGCATTAGTGGTTTGGTCAATCCATTGTGGCACTGCCACCACGGGCACTCCCAAGCTTAAAGACTCTATGGTTGAGTTCCACCCACAGTGTGTCATGAAGCAGCCCACAGCTCCATGAGCCAGCACTTCCAATTGAGGACACCAGGGCACCATAAACCCTTTCTCTGCTATCTCCTCTGCAAACCCATTTGGGAGCTTCTTGTTCTCTGATTCCCTCACTACCCACAAGAAATGGTAATTGCTTTCCTTCAGCCCAAATGCCAATTCCtccatttgttcttttttgAGCTCAGCTATGGTACCGAAGGATACATAGATGACAGACCCAGTTTCTCTATTGTTCAGCCAGTTCATGATGGAGTCTTCACTTGGTTTGAATAGATTGAAACCATAATCTGTGTCTCCTTCAATCCGCTTGTCTGAGTACATAGATGGCACGGTTGGTCCTATtgtcttgattggccattgctTCACCATCCAATTCAATACCTGATTGAAATATAGTAACATCAATCCCCAAATTCAAGATCCCAGTAAAGAACTAAATTCTTAGTTGTGTTTAAAGACACAGAATCATATAACTTCCTTGcatttgaaaatcccaaaactaATGAGAGAATAATTACCAAATTCAAGAGCTAGAGAAACTAAAACAGAGACCCACCTTGCTCTAACTTGTCAAATGTGTAACAGAGTTCAGCTACCAAATCCAAGTGAATCTAATAAAGAATTAACAGAGACCCACCTGGTCCTCTAACTTGTCAAATGTGTTGAAGAGGATGAAATCTGCCTCTTCAAGGTTAGAGAATTGGATCAACATGATGGGCAGCAATGATGGGTAAGATTCCAAATCAGAAACAAAGGATGGCAGATCATTTATTTGAAGCAGGGGAAGTCCATCAATGGACACAGTAGGTCCTGGCACAGGAAGACTCAGAAGGCCATGTTTCACATGGTAATAGATAGAATTCACAGCACAAGACTGAGTGAAGAATGAAGCTCCAGCTATGCCAAGCTTTTTGGCTACATCAAGAGCCCAA encodes:
- the LOC122672025 gene encoding mogroside IE synthase-like yields the protein MEKEGKEWKAQVIVFPFPVQGHINPMLQFSKRLFSKGLKVTLATTHFLLNHSTFQTQTQTTVTVEPISDGFDKGGMAEAASVEAYNDRFKAVGSETLFELIKKQRIPVKCLVYDSTLPWALDVAKKLGIAGASFFTQSCAVNSIYYHVKHGLLSLPVPGPTVSIDGLPLLQINDLPSFVSDLESYPSLLPIMLIQFSNLEEADFILFNTFDKLEDQVLNWMVKQWPIKTIGPTVPSMYSDKRIEGDTDYGFNLFKPSEDSIMNWLNNRETGSVIYVSFGTIAELKKEQMEELAFGLKESNYHFLWVVRESENKKLPNGFAEEIAEKGFMVPWCPQLEVLAHGAVGCFMTHCGWNSTIESLSLGVPVVAVPQWIDQTTNAKLTADVWEVGVRAGVDEKGIARREEIERCTREVMEGERGIEIRRNAMKWKELAKEAVDEDGSSDRNIKEFVDRLLCSRIDSSRPDSIGN